A window of Trichoderma atroviride chromosome 3, complete sequence contains these coding sequences:
- a CDS encoding uncharacterized protein (EggNog:ENOG41), which yields MVVHDGHEYLTEEEKRLKEDRERTKYWKKWGPYVAERQWATVREDYSADGDAWSHFPHDHARSRTFRWGEDGIAGVSDTHGFQNIGFAFWNEEDPFLKERLFGLSNPQGNHGESIKEAHFHVDNTPHSYMKFLYKYPQKLFPYDDLIKENARRTRQDKEYQLLDTGIFDDNRYWDIFIETAKETDDPDELLFRVTAWNRGPDPAPLHIMPHVWFRNTWSWGREPEDKKPNIAAYGEDSAKSKHWKLGERYFLLSPSPGVGSSGTDVMPKLMFTENDTNYERLYEQENPQPYVKDAFHRYIVDGEKGAINPNQTGTKCAAWYNFNEDGGVNPGECAVVRFRFTKRDESYLDEEEFDDIIEKRREEADEFYFRISPLPMTEDLRNIQRQAFSGMMWTKQHYHFVWDQWAKGDPGTLPPPADRMGIRNQQWRHMHCDDILSMPDSWEYPFFAAWDSAFHCIPLAMIDPDFAKKQLDLFTREWYCHPNGQIPAYEWNFGDVNPPRPRLGHFQNVQD from the exons ATGGTTGTCCACGACGGCCACGAATACCTcacagaggaggagaagcggTTGAAAGAGGACAGAGAGCGAACCAAGTACTGGAAGAAATGGGGCCCGTACGTTGCCGAAAGGCAGTGGGCGACAG TCAGAGAGGATTACAGTGCCGATGGTGATGCCTGGAGCC ACTTCCCGCACGATCATGCCCGGTCTCGAACTTTCAGATGGGGCGAGGACGGTATTGCCGGTGTCTCGGATACACATGGATTTCAGAACATtggctttgccttttggaaCGAAGAAGA TCCCTTTTTGAAGGAGCGTCTTTTTGGACTGTCCAACCCGCAAGGAAATCATGGCGAAAGTATCAAAGAAGCCCATTTCCATGTTGATAACACTCCT CACTCCTACATGAAGTTCCTTTACAAGTATCCTCAGAAGCTGTTTCCCTATGACGATCTGATCAAGGAAAATGCTCGgagaacaagacaagacaaagagtaTCAGCTTCTTGACACTGGAATTTTCGATGACAATCGGTACTGGGATATCTTCATCGAAACAGCGAAAGAGACGGACGATCCAGATGAACTCCTCTTCCGTGTAACTGCTTGGAACAGAGGACCTGATCCAGCCCCGCTCCACATCATGCCCCATGTATGGTTCCGGAACACTTGGAGCTGGGGTAGAGAGCCAGAGGACAAGAAGCCCAATATCGCGGCCTACGGCGAAGACTCCGCCAAGTCGAAGCACTGGAAGCTGGGAGAGAgatatttccttctctcccCTTCCCCTGGCGTTGGCTCGTCGGGAACAGACGTCATGCCTAAGCTCATGTTTACCGAGAATGACACTAATTACGAGCGTCTCTATGAACAGGAGAATCCGCAGCCCTATGTCAAAGACGCCTTCCACAGATACATTGTTGACGGAGAAAAAGGGGCCATTAACCCCAACCAAACCGGCACAAAGTGTGCTGCTTGGTATAACTTCAACGAAGACGGCGGTGTTAACCCTGGTGAATGCGCTG TTGTCCGTTTTCGATTCACCAAGCGAGATGAGTCGTATCTCGACGAAGAGGAGTTTGACGACATCATTGAAAAGCGCAGAGAGGAAGCAGATGAATTCTACTTCAGAATTAGCCCTCTTCCTATGACTGAGGATCTGCGTAACATCCAGAGACAAGCCTTTTCGGGTATGATGTGGACAAAGCAACACTACCACTTCGTTTGGGATCAGTGGGCAAAGGGAGATCCCGGAACCCTTCCTCCGCCCGCCGACCGAATGGGCATACGCAATCAACAGTGGAGGCATATGCACTGCGACGATATCTTGTCGATGCCAGACTCTTGGGAATACCCATTCTTTGCCGCTTGGGATAGTGCCTTCCACTGCATTCCCCTGGCAATGATTGACCCTGACTTTgcaaagaagcagcttgaTCTGTTTACCAGAGAATGGTACTGTCACCCCAATGGTCAAATACCTGC ATATGAATGGAACTTTGGTGATGTCAACCCCCCCCGTCCACGCCTGGGCCACTTTCAGAACGTTCAAGATTGA
- a CDS encoding uncharacterized protein (EggNog:ENOG41) encodes MAFYCLSMLNIALELAKHRRIYEDIASKFFEHFIFISDAMTFRTGQKDEQSLWNEEDGFYYDAISWGGPWLQQLPVRSLVGLIPLYATATLEPELINKLPSFKKRVDWFIQNRCDLAERNMASIQKRGKGNRILLSIVSKERLEKILVRMLDEDEFFSDHGIRSLSKYHKENPYSMEVKGQEFKVGYVPGDSDTGLFGGNSNWRGPIWLCVNFLLIESLQRFYLFYGPDFKVECPTGSGIEMHLGKVSEELQHRLQHLFARDDYGRRSINAGDDRLDYDEHWKDYLWFHEFFDGDTGRGLGATHQTGWTGLIARLIHDTGVTCRLPQTPRTPSATMAHYFDDIFQRHIDNGVPHPGGRRHLRRSSTARSIGARSDFESSINGDDDARSVTNSVYHDDPERIKEKQEADSHMHRYISDQLRRYNGAGNEEDSGGDEYETRA; translated from the exons ATGGCATTCTACTGCCTTTCCATGCTGAACATTGCCCTTGAACTTGCAAAGCATCGTCGCATCTATGAGGATATTGCCTCCAAGTTCTTCGagcacttcatcttcatcagcgATGCCATGACCTTCCGAACAGGACAAAAGGATGAGCAGTCGCTCTGGAATGAAGAGGACGGTTTCTACTATGATGCCATCTCCTGGGGTGGGCCgtggctccagcagctgcctGTACGATCATTGGTCGGCCTCATTCCTCTTTATGCAACCGCAACTCTGGAACCTGAGCTTATCAACAAGCTGCCCTCATTCAAGAAGAGAGTCGATTGGTTCATACAAAATCGCTGCGATCTGGCGGAGAGGAACATGGCCAGCATccagaaaagaggaaagggcAATCGTATTCTCCTGTCAATCGTCAGCAAAGAGAGGCTAGAGAAGATTCTGGTACGAAtgctggatgaggatgagTTTTTCAGTGACCACGGCATTCGTTCATTATCCAAATACCACAAAGAAAACCCCTACTCCATGGAAGTCAAGGGTCAAGAGTTCAAAGTTGGCTACGTTCCCGGAGACTCTGACACTGGACTGTTTGGCGGCAACAGTAACTGGAGAGGACCGATTTGGCTCTGCGTCAACTTTTTGCTGATTGAGTCGCTCCAGCGATTCTACCTCTTCTACGGGCCCGACTTCAAGGTTGAATGCCCTACTGGCAGTGGCATCGAAATGCATCTGGGTAAGGTCTCGGAAGAACTCCAGCATCGGCTGCAGCACCTCTTTGCCCGCGATGACTACGGAAGGCGCAGCATCAACGCTGGAGATGATCGCCTCGACTACGACGAGCACTGGAAAGACTACCTTTGGTTCCACGAGTTCTTTGACGGCGACACCGGTAGGGGTCTCGGTGCTACTCACCAAACTGGGTGGACCGGTCTCATTGCTCGGTTGATTCATGACACAGG CGTCACCTGCCGTCTGCCTCAAACTCCTCGAACACCATCAGCCACCATGGCACACTACTTTGATGATATTTTCCAGAGGCATATAGACAACGGCGTCCCTCACCCGGGAGGCAGACGCCACCTCAGACGATCATCAACAGCCCGCTCCATCGGTGCCCGAAGCGACTTTGAATCGTCTATCAATGGTGACGACGATGCTCGATCCGTGACCAACTCGGTTTATCACGATGACCCTGAAAGgatcaaagagaagcaggaaGCTGATTCTCACATGCACCGGTACATCTCCGATCAGCTTCGTAGATACAACGGCGCTGGCAATGAGGAGGACTCTGGAGGCGACGAATATGAAACTAGGGCATAG
- a CDS encoding uncharacterized protein (BUSCO:EOG092D42U2), translated as MAAAGGRKPLYEAILGKPKILVPHPCGKASTSKIAGRREPHHQRKPISTKAGLSPPSAVPSTIAMLSRQVFRSLRAAAPQRAFAAVPARTFAAAASADVKAPIAVFGLDGTYATALYTAASKTSTLDATAKELAKLGSIVEKDSKLVTILSAPTLTPADRSAIAAELVKQAGASGPTLKNFLDTLAENNRLGLLNGVIEKFGQIVSAARGEVEMTVTSAQALDSKLLSRLENAVAKSSYVGQGKKLKVTNAVNPDIIGGLVVEVGDRTIDLSVSARISKMNKLLTDNL; from the exons ATGGCGGCAGCTGGTGGGCGCAAACCTCTGTATGAGGCAATATTAGGTAAGCCTAAAATTTTGGTGCCTCACCCGTGCGGCAAGGCATCAACTTCCAAAATTGCCGGCCGACGAGAACCTCACCACCAGCGAAAACCGATCTCTACGAAAGCCGGTCTCTCACCACCCTCCGCCGTCCCATCCACAATCGCCATGCTGTCGCGACAAGTCTTCCGTTCCCTCAGAGCCGCTGCTCCTCAGCGTGCCTTTGCCGCTGTCCCGGCCCGGActtttgctgccgctgccagcgCCGACGTCAAGGCCCCCATTGCTGTCTTTGGCCTCGATGGCACCTACGCCACTGCTCTG TACACCGCGGCCTCCAAGACTTCCACCCTCGATGCCACCGCCAAGGAGCTCGCCAAGCTGGGCTCCATCGTCGAGAAGGACTCCAAGCTGGTTACCATCCTCTCCGCCCCGACTCTGACCCCCGCCGACCGATCTGCCATCGCGGCCGAGCTCGTCAAGCAGGCCGGTGCCAGCGGTCCCACCCTCAAGAACTTCCTCGACACCCTCGCCGAGAACAACCGACTGGGTCTCCTGAACGGCGTGATTGAGAAGTTTGGCCAGATTGTCTCTGCTGCCCGTGGCGAGGTTGAGATGACCGTCACCAGCGCCCAG GCTCTTGACTCTAAGCTCCTGTCCCGTCTGGAGAACGCCGTCGCCAAGTCTTCCTACGTTGGCCagggcaagaagctcaaggtcaCCAACGCT GTCAACCCCGATATCATTGGTGGActcgtcgtcgaggtcgGCGACCGAACCATTGACCTCAGCGTCTCCGCCCGCATCAGCAAGATGAACAAGCTCCTTACTGACAACCTGTAA
- a CDS encoding uncharacterized protein (TransMembrane:7 (o385-404i416-443o463-482i494-518o538-559i666-687o699-728i)~CAZy:GT2_Chitin_synth), translated as MAKKEVPLINGELVLECKIPTILYSFLPRRDEVEFTHMRYTAVTCDPDDFVDRGYKLRQAIGRTTRETELFICVTMYNEDEILFTRTMYAVMKNISHFCSRSRSRTWGENGWQKVVVCIISDGREKIHPRTLDALAAMGVYQHGIAKNFVNNRAVQAHVYEYTTQVSLDSDLKFKGAEKGIVPCQIIFCLKEKNSRKLNSHRWFFNAFGKALNPNVCILLDVGTRPGGTSLYHLWKAFDFDSNVAGACGEIKALKGKYGSYLLNPLVASQNFEYKMSNILDKPLESVFGYITVLPGALSAYRYHALQNDETGHGPLSQYFKGETLHGQHADVFTANMYLAEDRILCWELVAKRGERWVLKYVKGCHGETDVPDTVPEFISQRRRWLNGAFFAAVYSLVQMRQILQTDHTLARKVLLYIEFVYQFVQLLFTYFSLANFYLAFYFVAGGLADPTVDPFGHGIGNVIFIILRYTCILLIAIQFILSLGNRPQGARKLYLSSMIIYSIIMVYTTFAIIYIVIRQFTHKEGGQTLTLGNNVFTNLIVSMASTIGLYFAMSFLYLDPWHMFTSAGQYFLLLPSYICTLQVYAFCNTHDVTWGTKGDNVIKTDLGGAIGKGETVELEMPSEQLDIDSGYDEALRNLRDRVEVPEKPPSESQLQEDYYKSVRTYMVVSWMVLNAILAMAISEVYSSKGIGDNFYLRFLLWSVAGLAVFRAIGSTTFAVINLVHLIVEGRIRMTLKLPSWAGGMGEKFSETMSSVGSSVTNALRS; from the exons atggccaagaaggaggttCCTCTTATCAACGGAGAGCTTGTTCTAGAGTGCAAAATCCCAACCATTCTTTACAGCTTTCTGCCGCGACGAGATGAGGTTGAATTCACTCATATGAGATACACGGCTGTGACCTGTGACCCGGATGACTTTGTTGACAGGGGGTACAAGCTCCGGCAGGCCATTGGTCGGACGACTCGAGAGACTgagctcttcatctgcgTAACCATGtacaatgaagatgagattctCTTCACCAGAACCATGTATGCCGTCATGAAGAACATATCCCACTTCTGTTCTCGCTCTCGATCCCGTACCTGGGGTGAGAATGGCTGGCAAAAGGTGGTCGTTTGCATCATCTCCGATGGCCGTGAGAAAATCCATCCACGCACACTAGACGCTTTGGCGGCCATGGGAGTATACCAGCACGGTATCGCCAAAAACTTTGTCAACAACAGGGCCGTGCAGGCTCACGTCTATGAGTACACAACACAAGTCTCACTCGACTCTGATCTCAAATTCAAGGGCGCCGAAAAGGGCATCGTGCCGTGCCAAATCATCTTTTGcctcaaagaaaagaactCGCGCAAGCTCAACTCACACCGTTGGTTCTTCAACGCATTTGGCAAGGCCCTGAACCCCAATGTCTGTATTCTTCTAGACGTGGGAACTCGTCCAGGAGGTACTTCGCTGTACCACCTCTGGAAggcttttgactttgactCCAACGTCGCTGGGGCATGTGGTGAAATCAAAGCCCTGAAGGGCAAATACGGGTCATACCTTTTGAATCCTCTAGTTGCGTCCCAGAATTTCGAATACAAGATGTCCAACATCTTGGATAAGCCTCTGGAGTCTGTTTTTGGATACATTACGGTGTTGCCCGGTGCTCTCAGTGCCTACCGTTACCACGCGCTGCAAAACGATGAAACTGGTCATGGGCCTCTCAGCCAGTACTTCAAGGGTGAGACCCTTCACGGCCAACACGCCGACGTGTTCACTGCCAATATGTACCTGGCCGAAGATCGTATTCTTTGCTGGGAGCTCGTAGCCAAGCGAGGCGAGAGATGGGTTTTGAAATATGTCAAGGGTTGCCACGGAGAAACTGACGTTCCCG ACACTGTTCCCGAATTCATCtctcagagaagaagatggctaAACGGTGCCTTCTTCGCTGCCGTCTACTCCCTTGTCCAGATGCGACAGATTCTACAGACTGATCATACCCTTGCACGCAAGGTCCTTCTTTACATTGAATTTGTCTATCAATTTGTTCAACTGCTCTTCACGTACTTTTCTCTCGCAAACTTCTACTTGGCTTTCTACTTCGTCGCTGGTGGACTGGCAGACCCAACGGTCGATCCGTTTGGGCACGGCATCGGAaacgtcatcttcatcattttGAGATACACATGCATCCTGCTCATCGCCATTCAGTTCATCTTGTCGCTCGGAAACCGGCCACAGGGCGCACGAAAGCTTTATCTTAGCAGTATGATTATCtacagcatcatcatggtTTACACGACTTTCGCCATCATCTACATTGTCATCAGGCAGTTTACGCACAAGGAGGGTGGCCAAACGTTAACTCTCGGTAATAACGTGTTTACGAATCTCATTGTGTCCATGGCATCGACGATAGGTCTGTACTTTGCCATGTCATTCCTGTACCTCGATCCGTGGCACATGTTTACCTCTGCTGGTCAATACTTCCTCCTGCTACCAAGTTACATCTGCACGCTTCAAGTCTACGCCTTCTGCAACACGCACGACGTCACCTGGGGTACCAAGGGTGACAATGTTATCAAGACTGATTTGGGTGGTGCCATCGGAAAGGGCGAGACTGTTGAGCTTGAAATGCCCAGCGAGCAGCTCGATATCGACAGTGGATATGATGAGGCTCTACGCAATCTGCGTGACCGAGTCGAAGTCCCAGAGAAGCCCCCGAGCGAGTCCCAACTGCAGGAAGATTACTACAAGAGCGTCCGAACTTATATGGTTGTGTCATGGATGGTGCTGAATGCCATTCTCGCCATGGCCATATCAGAAGTGTATAGTAGCAAGGGCATCGGTGACAACTTTTATCTCCGCTTCTTGTTGTGGAGTGTGGCTGGCTTGGCTGTCTTCCGTGCTATTGGCTCTACCACGTTTGCTGTTATCAACCTCGTTCATCTGATAGTTGAAGGCAGAATCCGCATGACTCTCAAGCTGCCCAGCTGGGCGGGTGGCATGGGCGAGAAGTTTAGCGAAACCATGAGCAGCGTTGGGAGCAGCGTTACTAATGCCCTTAGATCTTGA
- a CDS encoding uncharacterized protein (EggNog:ENOG41~TransMembrane:4 (i16-36o56-76i88-110o157-181i)): MSKFTRLYLRIPRPKTLFGFISLQTGTELISLALVFNKVTGVYGLLAILTGFQLSLFQLTTYIYCIGILGTLVYLIPHIRKQTAFECLALAWLYVIDTAINCASTFAFGMDWYFANAALSTGSGVKPSSLPDIVAEGMEGLRRETAMHGDAVPQETAASMILITGLTLIRVYFSLVVMNYARQVLQKYMQLMILEGPGVDDHVGPFATDLPDGEGRRGQLGRTMVSFGRNYWMDYSEAGEWTVGGTSRKPSSTGTLAGEV; encoded by the exons ATGTCGAAGTTTACGAGGCTTTATTTGCGGATACCCCGTCCGAAG ACCCTCTTTGGCTTCATCAGCCTCCAGACCGGTACCGAACTGATTTCTCTGGCGCTGGTCTTCAACAAGGTCACCGGCGTTTACGGCCTTCTTGCTATTCTTACTGGATTTCAACTCTCGCTGTTCCAACTTACGACTTACATTTACTGCATCGGAATCCTCGGCACCCTCGTCTATCTGATCCCACACATCCGAAAACAGACTGCGTTCGAGTGCCTGGCCTTGGCGTGGTTGTATGTGATTGATACTGCTATCAACTGTGCGTCTACATTCGCTTTTGGAATGGACTGGTACTTTGCCAATGCTGCGCTATCGACCGGGTCTGGAGTCAAGCCTTCAAGCCTGCCCGATATTGTTGCCGAAGGGATGGAGGGTCTTCGCCGTGAAACCGCCATGCACGGGGATGCTGTGCCCCAGGAGACGGCGGCCAGCATGATTCTCATCACCGGATTGACCTTGATCCGAGTATACTTTAGCCTGGTTGTCATGAATTATGCACGACAGGTGCTGCAAAAGTATATGCAGCTGATGATCCTCGAGGGACCCGGCGTCGACGATCATGTGGGACCTTTTGCGACCGACCTGCCTGACGGTGAAGGCCGGAGGGGTCAGCTCGGCCGAACGATGGTGTCTTTTGGACGCAACTACTGGATGGATTATTCCGAGGCGGGAGAGTGGACTGTCGGAGGTACCAGCCGGAAGCCTAGCTCAACCGGTACTCTGGCCGGCGAAGTATAA
- a CDS encoding uncharacterized protein (BUSCO:EOG092D3WW4) yields the protein MAQAGSYNNPLKKFKLVFLGEQSVGKTSLITRFMYDSFDNMYQATIGIDFLSKTMYLEDRTVRLQLWDTAGQERFRSLIPSYIRDSSVAVVVYDISNAKSFQNTKKWIDDVRAERGNDVIIVLVGNKTDLNDKREVTTQQGEEEAKRQGLRFVETSAKLGHNVQNLFKRIAQALPGMEGSDSATQATNQMIDVRTNTQQPQQEGCSC from the exons atggcgcagGCGGGATCATACAACAACCCCTTGAAGAAATTCAA GCTGGTCTTCTTGGGAGAACAAAGCG TTGGCAAGACGTCTCTGATCACTCGCTTCATGTACGACTCGTTCGATAATATGTATCAAGCAACAATTGGTATCGACTTTCTATCAAAG ACCATGTATCTCGAAGACCGGACGGTACGACTACAGCTGTGGGATACCGCAGGACAAGAGCGATTCCGAAGTCTGATCCCTTCATACATCCGCGACTCAAGCGTTGCCGTCGTGGTTTACGACATCTCTA ACGCAAAGTCATTCCAAAACACCAAGAAATGGATCGACGATGTCCGGGCTGAGAGAGGAAACGATGTGATTATTGTGCTGGTGGGAAACAAGACGGATCTTAACGACAAGCGAGAGGTCACGACCCAAcaaggagaggaggaggccaagaggcAAGGCTTAAGGTTTGTTGAAACTAGTGCAAAGCTTGGCCACAACGTACAGAACCTTTTCAAGAGGATAGCGCAAGCCCTGCCTGGTATGGAGGGTTCCGACTCGGCTACTCAGGCCACCAACCAAA TGATTGATGTGCGGACAAACACACAACAGCCTCAGCAAGAAGGCTGCTCATGCTAA
- a CDS encoding uncharacterized protein (BUSCO:EOG092D2VZF): MPVLRSATAGSGEAPKQFSQPSRKGKKAWRKNVDVTEVEDGLRELNDEIIRGGVIREKASEDLFVLDVAGDSKIPQKFPKHVKKGLKADEIINKRSAVPAVPMRKRPSDKSTDGVIAAKRQRTDWVSHKELARLRRVADGHHENTVAVKDATFDLWDAPAEPATQDPTDFLPEKAEAKVPKSMKQQPLSLLSNGKQLPAVPKPTGGYSYNPSFPEYEKRLAEESTKAIEAEQKRLEAEAAEAAKLEAAARSAAEADAAEERANMSEWEEDSEWEGFQSGADERPSAKQPKRKTQAQRNRIKRRREEEQLAKHKSEMKSRRAQEQRIKEIAAEVEDKEKQKALILAQAAEDESDADSEIGEEKLRRKRIGKYKLPEKDLELVLPDELQESLRLLKPEGNLLKDRYRSMLLRGKVESRRHIPFKKQARKKVTEKWTHKDFVI; encoded by the exons ATGCCGGTTCTTCGCTCAGCTACGGCTGGCTCTGGCGAAGCCCCCAAGCAATTCAGCCAGCCATccaggaaaggaaagaaggcaTGGAGGAAGAACGTGGACGTTACAGAGGTCGAGGACGGTCTTCGAGAGCTGAATGATGAAATTATTCGAGG TGGTGTCATTCGAGAAAAGGCATCCGAAGatctcttcgtcctcgacGTAGCAGGCGACTCCAAGATTCCCCAGAAATTCCCCAAGCACGTCAAGAAGGGTCTCAAGGCCGACGAGATCATCAACAAGCGCTCGGCCGTGCCGGCAGTCCCCATGCGAAAGCGTCCCAGCGACAAGAGCACCGACGGAGTCATCGCAGCCAAGCGCCAGCGCACGGATTGGGTTTCCCACAAGGAATTGGCTCGCCTGAGAAGAGTTGCCGACGGACATCACGAGAATACCGTGGCTGTCAAAGACGCCACCTTTGATCTGTGGGATGCCCCCGCTGAGCCGGCGACGCAGGATCCTACCGACTTTTTGCctgaaaaggccgaggccaaggtccCCAAGTCtatgaagcagcagcctctttcGCTCCTCTCCAATGGAAAACAACTTCCCGCGGTGCCAAAGCCTACAGGCGGATACAGCTACAACCCGTCTTTCCCCGAATACGAGAAGCGACTCGCAGAGGAGAGCACCAAGGCCATCGAGGCCGAGCAGAAGCGCCTcgaagcagaggctgccGAGGCTGCGAAGCTCGAAGCCGCAGCTAGGTCGGCCGCCGAGGCAGATGCCGCCGAGGAGCGAGCCAACATGTCAGAGTGGGAAGAAGACTCCGAGTGGGAGGGTTTCCAATCCGGCGCGGACGAAAGGCCCAGCGCGAAGCAGCCCAAGCGCAAGACTCAGGCTCAGCGGAATCGCATCAAGCGCAGaagggaagaggagcagctggcGAAGCACAAGTCCGAAATGAAGTCTCGCCGGGCGCAggagcagcgcatcaagGAAATCGCCGCAGAGGTTGAGGAtaaagagaagcaaaaggccctCATCCTGGCTCAGGCCGCTGAAGACGAGTCAGACGCCGACAGCGAGATTGGAGAGGAAAAGCTGCGACGGAAGCGGATTGGCAAGTACAAGCTCCCGGAGAAGGATCTGGAGCTTGTTCTGCCAGATGAGCTGCAGGAGTCTCTGCGACTGCTCAAGCCGGAGGGCAACCTACTCAAGGACCGATACAGAAGCATGCTGCTCAGAGGAAAGGTGGAGAGCCGAAGACACATTCCCTTCAAGAAGCAGGCCAGGAAGAAGGTCACAGAGAAGTGGACGCACAAAGACTTTGTTATATAG